A single window of Chitinophaga sp. XS-30 DNA harbors:
- the hisB gene encoding bifunctional histidinol-phosphatase/imidazoleglycerol-phosphate dehydratase HisB, with amino-acid sequence MKRVLFIDRDGTMIREVPPTYQIDSLEKVVFYPKVFTYLGKIAAELDYELVMVTNQDGLGTASFPEETFTAPHRHIMQSFENEGITFAAVHIDKSFPADNLPTRKPGTGMLQQYFSPEYDLANSYVIGDRITDVKLAQNLGAKAIWLNADASLGAAEVTDIDSLKDVIALESTDWAKIYEFLKIGLRKVEHVRTTKETDIRISLNLDGKGQANIHTGLAFFDHMLDQIARHGSIDLDIQAKGDLHIDEHHTIEDTGIALGEAFAMGLGDKKGTERYGFCLPMDDCLAQVAIDFGGRNWIVWDAAFKREKIGEMPTEMFFHFFKSFSDAARCNLNIKAEGENEHHKIEAIFKAFAKAVKMAVKRNPDNMQLPSTKGVL; translated from the coding sequence ATGAAACGCGTATTATTTATAGACAGGGACGGCACTATGATCAGGGAGGTGCCGCCTACTTACCAGATCGACAGCCTCGAAAAAGTGGTGTTCTACCCCAAAGTGTTCACCTACCTCGGCAAGATAGCGGCGGAGCTGGATTACGAACTGGTCATGGTCACGAACCAGGACGGTCTCGGTACGGCCTCATTCCCCGAAGAAACGTTCACCGCCCCGCACCGGCACATTATGCAGTCCTTCGAAAACGAGGGTATCACCTTCGCCGCCGTGCATATCGACAAAAGCTTCCCTGCGGATAACCTGCCTACCCGCAAACCCGGTACCGGTATGTTGCAGCAGTATTTTTCCCCGGAATATGATCTGGCCAATTCCTATGTGATCGGTGACCGTATTACCGATGTGAAACTGGCGCAGAACCTCGGCGCCAAAGCCATCTGGCTGAATGCCGATGCCTCGCTGGGCGCCGCGGAAGTAACGGATATAGATAGCCTGAAAGATGTCATAGCGCTGGAAAGCACGGACTGGGCGAAGATATACGAGTTCCTGAAGATCGGTCTCCGGAAAGTGGAGCACGTCCGCACCACGAAGGAAACGGATATCCGGATATCGCTGAACCTCGACGGGAAAGGGCAGGCGAATATCCACACCGGCCTCGCTTTCTTCGATCATATGCTGGACCAGATCGCAAGGCATGGCAGCATAGACCTGGACATCCAGGCGAAAGGGGACCTGCACATCGATGAACATCACACCATCGAAGATACCGGCATTGCCCTGGGAGAAGCCTTTGCCATGGGGCTTGGGGACAAGAAAGGAACAGAGCGATATGGTTTCTGCCTGCCGATGGACGACTGCCTGGCGCAGGTGGCGATAGACTTCGGCGGCCGTAACTGGATCGTCTGGGATGCAGCATTCAAAAGGGAAAAGATCGGGGAAATGCCTACGGAGATGTTCTTCCACTTCTTCAAATCCTTCTCCGACGCGGCCAGGTGCAACCTGAACATCAAAGCCGAAGGGGAGAACGAGCATCACAAGATCGAAGCGATCTTCAAAGCCTTTGCAAAAGCCGTCAAGATGGCCGTGAAACGCAATCCGGACAATATGCAATTGCCAAGTACAAAAGGGGTGTTGTAA
- the hisC gene encoding histidinol-phosphate transaminase, with product MFDLNSLLRDNIKRLVPYSSARDEFKGDASVFLDANENSFGSPLPVAYHRYPDPLQWKVKYKLADIKGVPPQNIFLGNGSDEAIDLLFRAFCRPGTDNVLLCPPTYGMYEVSANINDVTVRKATLTADFQLDLPAMEAAIDANTKLIFICSPNNPTANAIRREDIEMVLNNFDGIVVVDEAYINFSRQKTLIQELTEYPNLVILQTLSKAWGLAALRVGMAFASEDIINVFNKVKPPYNINQASQELALEALNNIEQVNSWIRETVEERGKLEQALNTLPIVEKVYPSDANFLLVKTTDAKGIYQHLVDKGIIVRDRSRVELCAGCLRITIGTPVENVQLFTALRDMAGLQGSI from the coding sequence ATGTTCGATCTGAATAGTCTGTTAAGGGACAACATCAAACGCCTCGTACCGTATTCCTCCGCCCGCGATGAATTCAAGGGTGATGCATCCGTTTTCCTGGATGCCAATGAGAACAGCTTCGGCTCCCCGCTGCCGGTGGCGTATCATCGTTATCCGGACCCGCTGCAATGGAAAGTGAAGTACAAGCTGGCCGATATCAAAGGTGTGCCGCCGCAGAACATCTTCCTGGGCAATGGCAGCGATGAGGCCATCGACCTGCTGTTCCGCGCATTCTGCCGCCCGGGCACCGACAATGTGCTGCTTTGCCCCCCAACCTACGGCATGTACGAAGTAAGCGCGAACATCAATGATGTGACGGTGCGGAAAGCTACGCTTACGGCCGATTTTCAGCTGGACTTACCGGCCATGGAGGCTGCGATAGATGCCAATACCAAGCTCATTTTCATCTGTTCCCCCAACAATCCTACGGCGAATGCTATACGAAGGGAAGACATCGAGATGGTCCTGAATAATTTCGATGGCATTGTGGTGGTGGATGAGGCCTACATCAACTTCTCCCGGCAGAAAACACTGATACAGGAATTGACGGAATACCCGAATCTCGTCATCCTGCAAACCCTTTCCAAAGCCTGGGGCCTCGCAGCTCTGCGGGTAGGGATGGCCTTTGCCAGTGAAGACATTATCAATGTGTTCAACAAAGTGAAACCGCCGTATAATATCAACCAGGCCTCGCAGGAACTGGCGCTGGAAGCACTGAACAATATTGAACAGGTCAATAGCTGGATCAGGGAAACCGTGGAAGAGCGGGGTAAACTGGAGCAGGCGCTGAATACCCTGCCCATCGTGGAAAAAGTATATCCAAGTGACGCCAACTTCCTGCTGGTGAAAACCACCGATGCCAAAGGGATCTACCAGCACCTGGTGGATAAAGGCATTATCGTGCGTGACCGCTCCAGGGTGGAACTTTGCGCCGGATGCCTGCGGATCACCATCGGCACACCGGTAGAAAATGTACAGTTGTTTACCGCTTTGCGGGATATGGCGGGGCTGCAAGGCTCCATCTGA
- the hisD gene encoding histidinol dehydrogenase codes for MQIIRYPEKDTWGQLLQRPALDTRQLEATVSAILADVKAKGDAALIQYTQQFDKVTLTDIQVSPEEFAEADAMLEESLKAAIRLAAANIEAFHRPQVEAVKMVETIPGVQCWRKPVGIEKVGLYIPGGTAPLFSTILMLAIPARLAGCSRIVLCTPPGKNGTVHPAVLWAAQYTGITEVFKTGGVQAIGAMAYGTESVPKVYKIFGPGNQYVTCAKQLVNSAGTAIDMPAGPSEVAVFADDSCVPAFVAADLLSQAEHGADSQVLLVTTSEAVLTAVEAAVQEQLALLPRKDLAAKALGNSKLVLVSDRDEAMDMLNAYAPEHLIMACENDEALATRVINAGSVFLGNYSPESAGDYASGTNHTLPTNGYATAYSGVSVDSFVKKITFQRLSREGLQSIGPAIEAMASAEGLEAHRRAVSIRINP; via the coding sequence ATGCAGATCATCCGCTATCCGGAAAAAGATACCTGGGGCCAGCTGTTGCAACGCCCCGCACTGGATACCCGCCAGCTGGAAGCCACCGTGTCCGCCATCCTTGCCGATGTAAAAGCAAAAGGGGATGCCGCACTGATACAATACACCCAACAGTTCGATAAAGTAACGTTAACGGATATACAGGTTTCTCCGGAAGAATTTGCCGAAGCGGACGCAATGCTGGAAGAATCGCTGAAGGCTGCCATCCGCCTCGCTGCTGCCAATATCGAAGCCTTTCACCGCCCGCAGGTGGAAGCCGTGAAGATGGTGGAAACCATTCCCGGTGTGCAATGCTGGCGTAAACCCGTGGGCATTGAAAAGGTGGGCCTCTACATCCCCGGCGGCACGGCGCCGCTGTTCTCCACCATCCTCATGCTGGCCATCCCCGCCCGCCTGGCCGGTTGCAGCCGCATCGTATTATGCACGCCGCCCGGAAAGAACGGGACGGTGCATCCCGCAGTGTTATGGGCGGCGCAATACACCGGTATCACCGAGGTGTTCAAGACCGGCGGCGTACAGGCTATCGGCGCCATGGCTTACGGTACCGAAAGTGTTCCGAAAGTCTACAAGATCTTCGGTCCGGGTAACCAGTATGTCACCTGCGCCAAACAGCTGGTGAACAGCGCCGGCACGGCTATCGACATGCCTGCCGGTCCATCTGAAGTAGCCGTTTTTGCGGATGACAGCTGTGTACCGGCCTTCGTAGCGGCAGACCTGCTCTCGCAGGCGGAACACGGGGCGGACAGCCAGGTATTGCTGGTGACCACCTCGGAAGCTGTGCTGACAGCGGTGGAAGCTGCCGTACAGGAACAGCTGGCGTTGCTTCCGCGGAAAGACCTTGCCGCCAAAGCCCTCGGCAACAGCAAACTGGTACTGGTGAGCGACCGGGATGAAGCGATGGACATGCTTAACGCCTACGCTCCCGAGCATCTCATCATGGCCTGTGAAAATGATGAGGCCCTCGCCACCAGGGTCATTAACGCCGGCTCCGTATTCCTCGGCAACTATTCCCCCGAAAGCGCGGGCGACTACGCTTCGGGTACCAATCATACGTTGCCGACCAATGGGTATGCCACGGCTTACAGCGGCGTGAGCGTGGACAGCTTTGTGAAAAAGATCACCTTCCAGCGCCTGAGCCGGGAAGGCCTGCAATCCATCGGTCCCGCTATTGAAGCCATGGCTTCCGCCGAAGGGCTGGAGGCACACCGCAGGGCCGTATCCATCAGAATAAATCCGTAA
- a CDS encoding aminodeoxychorismate/anthranilate synthase component II, protein MNILVFDNYDSFTYNLVHLVEKIIGGKVTVVRNDEISLDDVEQYDRIILSPGPGIPEEAGLLLPLIKRYAATKSIFGVCLGQQAIGEAFGAKLINLKDVYHGVATPVQITARSGRLFNGLPDQLEVGRYHSWVVDEKTLPEALEVTARDQNGYVMAVQHKQYDVSGVQFHPESVLTPEGERILRNWLNLP, encoded by the coding sequence ATGAATATTCTGGTGTTTGACAATTATGACTCATTTACCTATAACCTGGTACACCTTGTTGAAAAGATCATCGGCGGGAAAGTAACGGTCGTGCGGAATGATGAGATCAGTCTGGATGATGTGGAGCAATATGACCGGATCATTTTGTCCCCCGGCCCGGGAATCCCTGAGGAAGCCGGATTGCTCCTGCCGCTTATCAAACGGTATGCAGCCACCAAATCCATCTTTGGAGTATGTCTTGGTCAGCAGGCGATAGGGGAGGCCTTCGGGGCAAAGCTCATCAACCTGAAAGATGTATATCATGGCGTGGCAACGCCGGTACAGATCACCGCCCGCAGCGGCCGCCTCTTTAACGGGCTGCCCGATCAGCTGGAAGTAGGAAGGTATCACTCCTGGGTGGTAGATGAAAAGACCCTGCCTGAAGCGCTGGAAGTGACCGCGCGTGATCAGAACGGTTATGTTATGGCCGTACAGCATAAACAGTATGATGTCAGCGGCGTGCAGTTCCATCCGGAAAGCGTGCTGACGCCGGAAGGAGAGCGGATATTGCGGAACTGGCTGAACCTGCCCTGA
- a CDS encoding EcsC family protein, which translates to MYDQQTKREMETWQQKMRKDPNWVDRTAKSVQDRINRVIPEKVHHAITATIKQMVRGVLFGAKYTVPALPRHVSLMQTETAVRRQIDIYRKTAAAEGGITGAGGILLGLADFPILLGIKLKLLFDIATLYGYDVKDYKERVYMLHIFQLAFSSPQHRKMVFEQITDWNTKSKALPDDIHAFDWRRFQQEYRDHLDLAKMAQLIPVIGAVVGVVVNYRLINRLGETAMNAYRMRYWADLAEERSILP; encoded by the coding sequence ATGTACGATCAGCAGACAAAACGGGAGATGGAAACCTGGCAGCAAAAGATGCGCAAAGACCCTAATTGGGTGGACCGTACCGCGAAATCTGTGCAGGACCGTATCAACCGTGTGATCCCGGAGAAAGTGCATCATGCCATTACGGCTACGATCAAGCAGATGGTGCGCGGAGTGCTGTTCGGCGCAAAATATACCGTGCCTGCGCTGCCGCGCCACGTTTCCCTGATGCAGACGGAAACGGCCGTACGCAGACAGATCGATATCTACCGGAAAACGGCCGCGGCCGAAGGCGGGATCACCGGTGCGGGAGGCATTTTGCTGGGGCTGGCGGACTTCCCCATCCTCCTGGGCATCAAGCTGAAGTTGTTATTCGATATCGCCACGCTGTACGGCTATGACGTGAAAGATTACAAGGAACGGGTATATATGCTCCATATTTTCCAGCTGGCCTTCAGCAGCCCGCAGCACCGGAAAATGGTATTTGAACAGATCACGGACTGGAATACGAAAAGCAAAGCACTGCCGGATGATATTCATGCCTTCGACTGGCGCAGGTTCCAGCAGGAGTACCGGGATCATCTGGACCTCGCCAAGATGGCGCAGCTGATACCCGTGATCGGCGCTGTGGTGGGTGTTGTGGTGAACTACCGCCTGATCAACAGGCTGGGAGAAACGGCCATGAATGCTTACCGGATGCGGTATTGGGCGGACCTAGCGGAAGAGCGGTCAATACTGCCTTAA
- a CDS encoding anthranilate synthase component I family protein, with the protein MKKIQVKTRSKQMLADVFTPVSIYLRIRDKFPGSILLESTDSHASENSFSFIGIKPIAGIEVTSTDIFEFKYPGQPVERKQLKSRQEVLKEMESFLKSFSFSEKSPVPFAEGLFGYSTYDSVQFFEKIAFNKRPAAGNTIPLMRYRFYQYVIAINHFKDEMHLIENAVDGQESEFDFLETLIRNKDFPSYPFSANGTEESNMTDEDYMAMVEKGRQHCFRGDVFQIVLSRAFSRAFSGDEFNVYRALRSINPSPYLFYFDYGDYKLMGSSPEAQLIIKDRKAVIHPIAGTFKRTGNDEQDKILADQLLEDPKENAEHVMLVDLARNDLSRYAKDVEVETYRQIKYYSHVIHLVSEVTGRLEGDVNPFDILAATFPAGTLSGAPKYKAMELIDSYEPTARGFYGGCVGFVGFNGNFNHAIMIRSILSRNNTLYYQAGAGVVAKSVASSELQEVNNKLNALKQAISLAQNI; encoded by the coding sequence ATGAAAAAAATTCAGGTAAAAACACGATCCAAACAGATGCTGGCGGATGTCTTCACCCCGGTGAGCATCTACCTTCGCATCCGCGACAAGTTCCCCGGCAGCATCCTCCTGGAAAGCACGGACTCCCACGCCAGCGAGAACAGCTTTTCCTTCATCGGTATCAAACCCATTGCAGGCATAGAGGTAACTTCCACCGATATCTTCGAGTTCAAATATCCCGGTCAGCCTGTTGAGCGTAAACAGCTCAAAAGCCGTCAGGAAGTGCTTAAAGAGATGGAGTCGTTCCTGAAAAGCTTTTCCTTCTCCGAAAAATCACCGGTGCCATTCGCGGAAGGACTGTTTGGATACAGTACCTATGACTCCGTTCAGTTCTTTGAAAAGATCGCTTTCAACAAACGTCCGGCAGCAGGGAATACCATTCCGTTGATGCGTTACCGTTTTTACCAGTATGTGATCGCCATCAACCACTTCAAGGATGAGATGCACCTGATCGAGAACGCTGTAGACGGTCAGGAGAGCGAATTCGATTTCCTGGAAACACTGATCCGCAACAAGGATTTTCCCAGTTATCCGTTTTCCGCAAACGGCACGGAAGAAAGCAATATGACGGATGAGGACTACATGGCGATGGTGGAAAAAGGCCGGCAGCACTGCTTCCGCGGGGATGTTTTCCAGATCGTATTGTCCAGGGCCTTCAGCCGTGCTTTTTCGGGGGATGAGTTCAACGTATATCGCGCCCTGCGCTCCATTAATCCATCTCCTTACCTTTTCTATTTCGATTATGGTGACTATAAACTGATGGGTTCCTCTCCGGAAGCCCAGCTGATCATTAAAGACCGTAAAGCCGTGATACACCCCATCGCCGGCACTTTCAAACGCACCGGCAATGATGAGCAGGATAAAATTCTGGCGGACCAGCTGCTGGAAGATCCCAAAGAGAATGCCGAGCATGTGATGCTGGTAGACCTTGCGCGTAACGACCTGAGCCGCTATGCGAAGGATGTGGAAGTGGAAACCTACCGTCAGATCAAATATTATTCACACGTCATTCACCTTGTCAGCGAAGTCACCGGCAGGCTTGAAGGAGATGTAAACCCCTTTGATATCCTGGCTGCCACCTTCCCGGCAGGCACGCTTTCCGGCGCGCCGAAGTACAAGGCCATGGAGCTGATCGACAGCTATGAACCGACCGCGCGTGGTTTTTATGGCGGCTGTGTGGGATTTGTAGGGTTCAACGGCAACTTCAATCATGCCATTATGATCCGCTCCATCCTCAGCAGGAACAACACATTGTACTACCAGGCCGGCGCGGGAGTGGTCGCCAAAAGCGTGGCCAGTTCAGAACTTCAGGAAGTGAACAACAAACTCAATGCATTAAAACAGGCCATCAGCCTGGCTCAAAATATCTGA
- a CDS encoding LytTR family DNA-binding domain-containing protein, with the protein MQALRCLIVDDEPGAHYVLEAHIEKVQALQITGHCYNAMETANFLHREKVDLVFLDINMPELSGLDLLKILNNNHPKIILTSAYSEFALESYEYDVVDYILKPISFPRFLKAVNKILQQEAPPSNQPEEPLVLKTGSTQTTVDPQDIYYVQSMGNYVKVYLENKCLVVNATTAEMEKLLPSGTFVRIHKSYIIAADKVEEWGPRHVVILDESLPVGQTFKINLNKLKER; encoded by the coding sequence ATGCAAGCACTCCGTTGCCTGATCGTAGATGATGAACCGGGAGCGCATTATGTGCTCGAAGCCCATATCGAAAAAGTACAGGCCCTGCAGATCACAGGCCATTGCTACAATGCCATGGAAACCGCCAATTTCCTGCACCGGGAGAAGGTAGACCTGGTTTTCCTGGATATCAATATGCCGGAACTAAGCGGGCTGGACCTGCTGAAGATCCTGAACAACAATCATCCCAAGATCATTCTTACCAGCGCCTACAGCGAGTTTGCGCTGGAGAGTTATGAGTACGATGTGGTGGACTACATCCTGAAACCCATCAGCTTTCCCCGCTTTCTCAAAGCGGTGAACAAGATCCTGCAGCAGGAAGCGCCTCCCAGCAATCAGCCGGAAGAGCCGCTGGTGCTGAAAACCGGCAGCACCCAGACCACCGTGGACCCGCAGGATATCTACTATGTGCAAAGCATGGGCAACTATGTGAAAGTGTACCTCGAAAACAAATGCCTGGTGGTGAACGCCACCACGGCGGAGATGGAGAAGCTGCTGCCATCCGGCACATTCGTCAGGATACACAAGTCCTACATCATTGCGGCGGATAAAGTGGAAGAATGGGGGCCGCGGCATGTGGTGATCCTGGACGAAAGCCTTCCGGTAGGCCAAACCTTCAAGATCAATCTGAACAAGCTGAAGGAGCGGTAG
- a CDS encoding aminopeptidase P family protein, translated as MHFSLFPKEVYINRRKKLLQEVGTGLILLMGNQESSMNYKDNCYPFRQDSTFLYYFGLDVPGLAAIMDTASGEATIYGNEQGIDDIIWTGPLPTVREMAELVGVSSTAPYQKAGAVVQDAQAHGRPVHILKPYRPENCIQLAAWLQTAPELADSVTLIKAVIRQRAYKEDIEIREIEDAVSISTDMHMAAIRHARPGMKEYELVAKVEEVAAAANGRLAYPVILSVNGEILHNHYHGNTIGDGQMVLNDAGAENAMHYAGDLTRTFPVGREFTSRQKEIYQIVLGAMDHAISLLRPGITFREVHTQACETLLSGMKAIGLIKGDPAEAVAAGVHTLFFQCGLGHMMGLDVHDMEDLGEEYVGYTDSLKKSREFGWKSLRLGRELEAGFVLTVEPGIYMIPELTDRWMAEKKLEQFINYKAVAAYKDFGGIRIEDNFLITADGSHKLGKHLPKTLKEIEALRQY; from the coding sequence ATGCATTTCAGTCTTTTCCCGAAAGAAGTCTATATCAACAGAAGAAAAAAGCTGCTGCAGGAAGTAGGCACCGGCCTGATCCTCCTGATGGGCAACCAGGAGAGCAGTATGAACTATAAAGATAACTGCTACCCTTTCCGCCAGGACAGTACTTTCCTGTACTATTTCGGGCTGGATGTGCCGGGCCTGGCCGCTATAATGGATACGGCCAGCGGGGAAGCGACCATCTACGGGAATGAGCAGGGTATCGATGATATTATCTGGACGGGGCCGCTGCCCACGGTACGGGAAATGGCGGAGCTGGTGGGCGTTTCCTCCACTGCGCCCTATCAAAAGGCCGGAGCAGTGGTGCAGGATGCGCAGGCACATGGCCGGCCGGTGCATATACTGAAGCCTTACCGTCCGGAGAACTGCATACAGCTGGCCGCCTGGCTGCAAACAGCACCGGAGCTGGCGGATTCCGTTACCCTGATCAAAGCCGTGATACGGCAACGGGCCTATAAAGAGGATATCGAGATCAGGGAAATAGAAGATGCCGTGTCCATCAGCACGGATATGCATATGGCCGCCATCCGGCATGCACGGCCCGGCATGAAGGAATACGAGCTGGTGGCAAAAGTGGAAGAAGTGGCGGCCGCGGCCAATGGGCGCCTGGCCTATCCCGTGATCCTCAGCGTCAACGGGGAGATCCTGCATAATCACTATCATGGCAATACCATCGGGGATGGACAGATGGTCCTGAACGATGCCGGCGCGGAAAACGCGATGCATTACGCCGGCGACCTTACCCGCACTTTCCCGGTGGGCCGGGAGTTCACCAGCCGGCAAAAGGAGATCTACCAGATCGTGCTGGGGGCAATGGACCATGCCATCAGCCTCCTGCGGCCGGGCATCACCTTCCGGGAAGTGCATACGCAGGCCTGCGAAACCCTGCTCAGCGGCATGAAGGCCATCGGGCTGATCAAAGGCGACCCTGCGGAAGCAGTGGCCGCCGGTGTGCATACCCTGTTCTTTCAATGCGGACTGGGCCATATGATGGGCCTGGATGTGCATGATATGGAAGACCTGGGTGAGGAATATGTGGGGTATACGGACAGCCTGAAAAAAAGCCGGGAATTCGGCTGGAAATCCCTCCGCCTGGGGCGCGAGCTGGAAGCGGGGTTTGTTTTGACGGTAGAACCGGGCATTTATATGATCCCGGAGCTGACCGACCGCTGGATGGCCGAAAAGAAACTGGAACAGTTCATCAATTATAAGGCTGTAGCGGCTTACAAAGACTTTGGAGGCATCAGGATAGAAGACAATTTCCTCATCACCGCAGATGGCAGCCATAAGCTGGGCAAGCACCTCCCGAAAACGTTGAAGGAGATAGAGGCTTTAAGGCAGTATTGA
- a CDS encoding sensor histidine kinase: MAFKNILNRSWVVNILFLIILLTLNVLINIQYTPLSNTKVYLYQGISVLAVYIMAVLHNKYMLQLLIMKRQYWQYIWLLAGWLTVTTAITYGLRVHIFKVDIEMFWIGDLVFAVTCLLVGIGLWFMYRQATLHTMELRNSLLMRDKEIQYLQSQLNPHFFFNTLNNLYGVSLRYPNKTPELILSISELLRYQLESSRKQLVPLEDELQFIRNYVHLERARVRQRCQVNFKKKGSEKDLLITPLILITFVENAFKYAPSSIQASYIKVELEIRNETLLLRIRNTVPANKSSVSSTGVGLNNVKQRLALAYPDKHTLVTHEENNIYHTELLLTLERHASTPLPDRR; encoded by the coding sequence ATGGCTTTCAAAAACATTCTGAACAGGAGCTGGGTTGTCAACATACTTTTTCTGATCATATTGCTGACGCTGAATGTGCTCATCAATATTCAATATACGCCACTCAGCAATACGAAAGTGTACCTGTACCAGGGGATCTCGGTATTGGCGGTATACATCATGGCGGTATTGCACAACAAGTACATGCTGCAATTGCTGATCATGAAACGGCAATACTGGCAGTATATCTGGCTGCTGGCGGGGTGGCTGACGGTAACGACAGCTATCACCTATGGCTTGCGGGTACATATCTTCAAGGTGGATATAGAAATGTTCTGGATCGGGGACCTTGTGTTTGCGGTGACCTGCCTGCTGGTGGGGATCGGCCTGTGGTTCATGTACCGCCAGGCAACCCTCCATACGATGGAGCTGCGCAATTCGCTGCTGATGCGCGATAAGGAGATCCAGTACCTGCAAAGCCAGCTGAACCCGCACTTCTTTTTCAATACCCTGAACAATCTGTACGGCGTCAGTCTCCGTTATCCGAATAAAACGCCGGAGCTGATCCTCAGTATTTCCGAGCTGCTGCGCTACCAGCTGGAAAGCTCCCGCAAGCAGCTGGTGCCGCTGGAAGATGAGCTGCAGTTCATCCGCAACTATGTACACCTGGAAAGGGCGCGGGTCCGGCAGCGGTGCCAGGTGAATTTCAAGAAAAAGGGCAGTGAGAAAGACCTGCTGATCACTCCCCTGATACTCATTACCTTTGTGGAGAATGCCTTCAAGTATGCGCCATCCAGTATCCAGGCCAGCTATATCAAGGTAGAGCTGGAGATCAGGAATGAAACGCTGCTGCTGCGTATCCGCAATACCGTACCGGCAAACAAATCCTCCGTATCTTCGACAGGGGTGGGATTGAACAACGTGAAGCAGCGGCTGGCCCTGGCGTACCCGGACAAGCATACGCTGGTGACCCATGAAGAGAACAATATTTATCATACAGAACTCCTGTTAACACTTGAACGCCATGCAAGCACTCCGTTGCCTGATCGTAGATGA
- the hisG gene encoding ATP phosphoribosyltransferase produces MKLRIAIQKSGRLHDDSIKLLKECGIDINNGVNKLKTEASNFPLEVFFLRDDDIPQYVEDGVADIGIVGENVVLEKNRPLRTVEKLGFGKCRLAMAVPKAMDYNSIQDLNGQRIATSYPVILGDYLQKMGITAEIHEISGSVEIAPGIGLADAICDLVSSGSTLFMNGLKEVETILRSEAILVSNNALTPEQEQLLGKLIFRIQAVKKAKNNKYVLLNAPNNKLPEIIGLLPGMKSPTVLPLAEAGWSSVHSVLNENDFWDIIESLKAAGAQGILVVPIEKMVI; encoded by the coding sequence ATGAAACTGCGAATTGCCATCCAGAAGTCCGGCCGCTTACACGACGATTCTATCAAACTGCTGAAAGAATGCGGGATAGATATCAACAACGGCGTTAACAAACTCAAGACAGAAGCCAGTAACTTCCCGCTGGAAGTATTCTTCCTCCGCGATGATGATATTCCGCAGTACGTGGAAGACGGTGTGGCAGACATCGGTATTGTCGGAGAGAATGTCGTGCTGGAAAAGAACCGACCTTTGCGCACCGTGGAAAAGCTGGGTTTCGGCAAATGCCGTTTAGCCATGGCCGTTCCCAAAGCAATGGACTACAACTCCATCCAGGACCTGAACGGGCAGCGCATCGCCACCAGCTATCCCGTGATCCTGGGCGATTATCTGCAAAAAATGGGGATCACCGCCGAGATCCACGAGATCAGCGGCTCCGTGGAAATAGCGCCCGGCATCGGGCTGGCAGATGCGATCTGCGACCTCGTGAGCAGCGGTTCCACCCTGTTCATGAACGGATTGAAGGAAGTGGAGACCATCCTCCGCTCCGAAGCCATCCTGGTATCCAACAACGCACTCACCCCCGAGCAGGAGCAATTGCTGGGCAAACTGATCTTCCGCATACAGGCCGTGAAAAAAGCCAAGAATAATAAGTACGTGCTGCTGAATGCCCCAAACAACAAGTTGCCCGAGATCATCGGCCTGCTTCCGGGCATGAAAAGCCCCACCGTACTGCCGCTGGCGGAAGCCGGATGGAGTTCTGTGCATTCGGTGCTGAATGAAAATGATTTCTGGGACATCATCGAAAGCCTGAAAGCCGCAGGGGCACAGGGCATACTGGTGGTGCCGATCGAAAAAATGGTGATTTAA